A window of the Butyricimonas virosa genome harbors these coding sequences:
- a CDS encoding RDD family protein: protein MFVKIFILIMNISISTAHNVDIDYIPAGVLDRILATLIDSAFQFGLLMLGLMFIGLFSMADSPTWFFVILAVIIASYHLFCEAVFNGRSLGKYTMRIQVVKLNGKKLTFWDCMLRWVFRLIDISISSGAVAVISIIASKRMQRLGDMAAGTTVIKLEKAVTLKQISEFETPEEYQVVFQQAALLSDKDIKIIKDVLREVYKNNTYALLAPLTKKIKEVTGIETSMIPLEFVETILKDHSHLANN from the coding sequence ATGTTTGTGAAAATATTTATACTTATCATGAACATTTCTATCAGTACAGCTCACAACGTTGACATTGATTATATTCCCGCGGGCGTTCTAGACCGCATCCTAGCAACCTTGATTGATAGTGCCTTTCAGTTTGGACTACTCATGTTGGGTCTCATGTTTATCGGCCTTTTCAGCATGGCAGACTCCCCGACTTGGTTTTTCGTCATTCTTGCGGTGATCATCGCTTCCTACCATCTATTCTGCGAGGCAGTCTTTAACGGCCGTAGCCTTGGCAAATACACCATGCGTATCCAAGTCGTGAAACTAAACGGCAAAAAACTCACCTTTTGGGACTGTATGCTCCGTTGGGTCTTCCGCTTAATAGACATTTCCATCTCAAGCGGTGCCGTCGCCGTCATCTCGATCATCGCCTCTAAACGAATGCAAAGACTCGGAGACATGGCGGCAGGAACCACTGTAATAAAACTCGAAAAAGCAGTCACGTTAAAACAAATCAGTGAATTCGAGACCCCGGAAGAATATCAGGTCGTCTTTCAGCAAGCCGCTCTTTTATCCGATAAAGACATCAAGATCATCAAGGATGTACTGCGGGAAGTATACAAAAACAACACTTACGCCTTACTAGCCCCCCTCACGAAAAAGATTAAAGAAGTAACAGGAATTGAGACATCCATGATTCCACTGGAATTTGTGGAAACCATCTTAAAAGATCACTCTCACTTAGCAAATAATTAG
- a CDS encoding SPOR domain-containing protein: MKTILLFTLVILAVAISGCQDKKKVRNTNTQKETVKVETKAVLIKDTTQVMETKTATATTVVKEAPEYLLVGGCFRIKDNADRMYDKLHKEGYTNAIIMPYSRDLYLVAYEGYKTEKEAITAVRKIHKIPGKEETWIYQIK, from the coding sequence ATGAAAACGATTCTACTATTTACACTCGTCATCCTAGCGGTTGCAATCTCCGGATGTCAAGACAAAAAGAAGGTAAGAAACACCAATACGCAAAAAGAAACGGTTAAAGTAGAAACCAAGGCTGTCCTTATAAAAGACACCACTCAAGTAATGGAAACAAAAACGGCAACTGCGACCACCGTGGTAAAAGAAGCTCCGGAATATCTCCTTGTTGGTGGCTGTTTCCGCATCAAAGACAATGCAGACCGTATGTATGACAAACTACACAAAGAAGGTTATACAAACGCCATCATCATGCCCTATAGCCGAGATCTTTACCTCGTCGCTTACGAAGGATACAAAACCGAGAAAGAAGCTATTACAGCCGTAAGAAAAATTCATAAAATCCCCGGTAAAGAAGAGACTTGGATCTATCAAATAAAATAA
- a CDS encoding DUF4350 domain-containing protein, whose product MKRRQNVLIILFVIAVMAVYTGYEANKPQPIDWSPNFSISKKSPYGTYIIKDALPYLFPEGKVSFARMSVREQLRVDRTPFLKTYFFVSPFFKIVPGDLEAVLEEVEDGGALLVSAEFIPDTLYSYVGVSGMKRIQNGRDYLRGFEDKGYPFRATHRYFELKESFDGEILGYVDTIKNPNFIRINYGEGVIYLHSNPMAFTNFFLLDSVHGDYYQRALSFLPPATNVVWDEYLKSGAEGQQTLFRVIFRYPALKWAYILLILGAILYVLFRTKREQRPIPEIRPLENRTLEFVSVVSSLYYKQRDHVAIANKRINSFLEEVRYYYKLRTEELDTSFIDLLSERSGVARVSVEGLIFLIIRIRKAEHVDEDQLRELVRYIELFKTKR is encoded by the coding sequence ATGAAACGGCGCCAAAATGTATTGATTATTCTTTTCGTGATTGCCGTTATGGCTGTTTATACGGGATATGAGGCCAATAAGCCTCAACCGATAGATTGGAGTCCTAATTTTTCTATCAGCAAGAAGAGTCCTTACGGGACATATATTATTAAAGATGCTTTACCGTATTTGTTTCCGGAAGGGAAGGTGTCTTTTGCCCGGATGTCTGTACGGGAACAATTGCGTGTGGATAGAACGCCTTTCTTGAAGACCTATTTTTTCGTGAGTCCCTTTTTTAAAATTGTTCCGGGAGATCTGGAGGCCGTGTTGGAAGAGGTGGAAGACGGAGGTGCGCTTTTGGTATCGGCAGAATTTATTCCCGATACATTGTATTCTTACGTGGGTGTTTCAGGAATGAAAAGGATTCAGAACGGGAGGGATTATTTGCGGGGTTTTGAGGATAAAGGTTATCCTTTTAGGGCAACTCATCGTTATTTTGAATTGAAGGAATCTTTTGACGGGGAGATTTTAGGATATGTCGACACGATCAAGAACCCCAATTTTATCCGGATAAATTACGGGGAGGGGGTTATTTACCTGCATTCGAACCCGATGGCATTCACGAATTTTTTCTTGTTGGATTCGGTGCATGGGGATTATTACCAGAGAGCCCTTTCTTTTCTTCCTCCTGCCACGAACGTGGTGTGGGATGAATACTTGAAATCCGGAGCCGAGGGGCAACAAACTCTTTTCCGGGTGATATTTAGGTATCCCGCATTGAAGTGGGCGTATATTTTGTTGATATTGGGGGCGATACTATACGTTTTGTTCCGGACGAAACGGGAACAGCGTCCGATACCGGAGATTCGTCCTTTGGAAAACCGGACATTGGAATTCGTATCGGTTGTGAGTTCTCTGTATTACAAGCAGCGGGATCATGTTGCTATCGCAAATAAACGGATCAATAGTTTTCTGGAAGAGGTACGTTATTATTATAAATTGCGTACGGAAGAACTGGATACTTCTTTTATAGATTTGTTGTCGGAACGATCGGGAGTTGCACGGGTTAGCGTGGAAGGTTTGATTTTTCTGATTATTCGGATTCGGAAGGCGGAGCATGTGGATGAGGACCAGTTGCGAGAGCTGGTGAGATATATAGAACTGTTTAAAACTAAAAGATAG
- the mutS gene encoding DNA mismatch repair protein MutS: MATKSEEQTPLMQQYYSAKAKYPDAILLYRMGDFYETFGEDAILTSKILGITLTKRSHGSPGDVELAGFPYHAIDTYLPKLVRAGQRVAICEQLEDPKKTKKLVKRGVIELVTPGVSYNENTIDNKNNVFLAAVYFTKTKAGLSLLDLSTGEFLATEGTPATMDKILNSFQPKEVLYPKGSEARFNELFGTKYYTYPIEEWFFETESAADRLKKHFEVSSLKGFGIDKMDCGISAAGAVLYYLDMTKHELVGHITSISRIDESTCVLLDRFTLRNLEILDTLHEGGRSLADIIDRTITPMGARTLRRWLCMPLKKPADINERLDIVECFVHHETERLELEQILRTIGDLERLASKIAVGRISPREMVQLKIALQAIKPLKEQCLSTENEVLAKWTQQLDDCEVLSQRIDHEIRKDAPSMLNKGNVIAPGVNTELDELREISSHGKELLLKMQQREIENTGIPTLKISFNNVFGYYIEVTKTHVNKVPDTWIRKQTLVNAERYITPELKEYEEKILGAEDRIQELESDIYNTLLAAAASYIKPIQLDARIISHIDALISFANIAVTNNYHRPEINESFVIDIKGGRHPVIERQLPPGENYIANDLYLDNDKQQIIIITGPNMAGKSALLRQTALIVIMAEAGCFVPAVSAKIGYVDKIFTRVGASDNISLGESTFMVEMNEAANILNNISDRSLVLFDELGRGTSTYDGISIAWAIVEFLHENPKSRAKTLFATHYHELNEMEHTYSKIKNFNVSVKEVNNKVVFLRKLVKGGSNHSFGIQVGKMAGLPQSVIKRSSEILKQLENDRNSSGAIQKNVAKIGNEREGIQLSFFQLEDPVLLQIRDEIAGLDINSLTPLEALNKLNEIKKITGI, translated from the coding sequence ATGGCAACAAAGTCAGAAGAACAGACACCGCTTATGCAACAATATTATTCGGCAAAAGCTAAATACCCCGATGCGATTTTATTATATCGAATGGGTGACTTTTACGAAACCTTCGGCGAAGATGCCATTCTAACATCCAAAATACTAGGCATCACGCTTACCAAGCGCTCCCACGGCTCTCCCGGAGACGTGGAACTTGCCGGTTTCCCTTATCATGCCATCGACACGTACCTACCCAAACTGGTACGAGCCGGCCAACGGGTAGCCATTTGTGAACAACTGGAAGACCCGAAAAAAACCAAGAAACTGGTAAAAAGAGGGGTTATCGAACTCGTCACCCCCGGTGTTTCCTATAACGAAAACACCATCGACAACAAAAACAACGTCTTTCTGGCTGCCGTGTATTTCACGAAAACCAAAGCCGGGTTGTCCCTGTTGGACCTTTCCACGGGAGAATTCCTGGCAACAGAGGGAACACCCGCTACCATGGACAAAATATTAAACAGTTTCCAACCCAAAGAAGTACTTTACCCTAAAGGCTCGGAAGCCCGATTTAACGAACTCTTCGGGACAAAATACTATACTTACCCGATCGAAGAATGGTTCTTCGAGACAGAATCCGCAGCAGATCGTCTCAAAAAACATTTCGAAGTATCATCATTAAAAGGATTCGGGATTGATAAAATGGACTGCGGTATTTCCGCCGCAGGAGCTGTTTTGTACTACCTCGACATGACAAAACATGAGCTCGTGGGACACATCACCTCGATCTCCCGTATCGACGAGTCGACCTGTGTCCTGCTGGATCGTTTCACGCTACGTAACCTTGAAATCTTGGACACCCTCCACGAGGGTGGACGCTCTCTAGCTGACATTATTGATCGTACCATTACCCCAATGGGAGCACGTACCTTGCGCCGCTGGCTGTGTATGCCCTTGAAGAAACCGGCAGACATAAACGAACGCTTGGACATCGTGGAATGTTTCGTGCATCACGAAACAGAACGCTTGGAACTGGAACAAATTCTCCGTACCATCGGAGATCTGGAACGCCTAGCCTCCAAGATTGCCGTCGGCCGTATCTCTCCAAGAGAAATGGTACAACTAAAAATTGCGTTACAAGCCATTAAGCCATTGAAAGAACAATGTTTATCTACCGAAAACGAAGTTCTTGCCAAATGGACGCAACAATTGGATGATTGCGAAGTATTAAGCCAAAGAATAGATCACGAGATCAGGAAAGATGCCCCCTCGATGCTCAACAAAGGGAATGTCATCGCCCCCGGAGTCAACACCGAACTGGATGAATTACGGGAAATCTCTTCTCACGGGAAGGAATTGCTATTAAAGATGCAACAACGTGAAATAGAGAATACAGGAATACCTACATTGAAGATTAGCTTTAATAATGTTTTCGGCTATTACATCGAGGTGACCAAAACTCACGTGAACAAGGTTCCCGACACCTGGATTCGTAAACAAACCCTTGTCAATGCGGAACGTTACATTACTCCCGAACTAAAAGAATATGAAGAAAAGATTCTCGGAGCCGAAGACCGGATTCAAGAATTGGAAAGCGATATATACAATACCTTGCTGGCAGCGGCAGCCTCTTATATCAAACCGATACAGTTGGATGCCCGCATCATCTCCCACATTGACGCGCTAATCTCGTTTGCCAACATAGCAGTCACGAACAATTACCATCGACCGGAGATCAACGAATCCTTCGTAATCGACATAAAAGGAGGACGCCACCCAGTCATTGAACGCCAGTTACCTCCGGGAGAAAACTACATCGCCAATGATCTCTACCTCGATAACGACAAGCAACAAATCATCATTATCACGGGACCCAACATGGCGGGTAAATCAGCGCTTTTACGCCAAACCGCACTTATCGTGATCATGGCAGAAGCCGGATGTTTTGTTCCTGCAGTGTCGGCAAAGATCGGGTATGTCGACAAAATTTTCACCCGTGTCGGGGCATCCGACAACATCTCTTTGGGAGAATCCACCTTCATGGTTGAGATGAACGAGGCGGCCAACATCCTGAACAACATTTCCGATCGAAGTCTTGTATTATTCGACGAACTTGGACGAGGCACCTCCACGTACGACGGTATTTCCATCGCTTGGGCCATTGTCGAGTTTTTACACGAAAACCCGAAAAGCAGGGCAAAAACCCTTTTCGCCACCCATTACCACGAACTGAACGAAATGGAACACACCTACTCGAAAATCAAGAATTTCAACGTGTCGGTAAAAGAGGTAAACAACAAAGTCGTATTCCTTCGCAAACTGGTAAAAGGAGGTTCCAACCACTCGTTCGGTATACAGGTCGGTAAAATGGCAGGCTTGCCGCAATCCGTCATCAAACGTTCATCTGAGATATTAAAGCAACTCGAAAACGACCGTAATTCAAGCGGAGCCATACAAAAGAATGTCGCTAAAATAGGAAACGAAAGGGAAGGCATTCAACTTAGCTTCTTCCAACTGGAAGATCCCGTGCTATTACAGATTCGGGATGAAATAGCCGGGCTGGACATCAACAGCCTGACCCCACTTGAAGCATTGAACAAACTGAATGAGATAAAAAAGATAACGGGAATTTAA
- a CDS encoding peptidylprolyl isomerase: protein MNKFIGVLLILVLAASCKNETEPIVKITTEYGDIKIRLYDKTPKHRDNFLKLVDEKFYDGLLFHRVINHFMIQGGDPTSKNAGPDVLLGEGDVDYRIDAEFVPEYFHKKGVLAAAREGDDTNPERKSSGAQFYIVQGNVYSPEQLENTVKSINERRKMALYGRLKNQYKNEFARLQEANDSEALDELSEKLTRECDSLFVNEELVLTEAQKQAYTTVGGTPHLDGQYTVYGEVIEGLDVLDKIAAVKTNSFDRPVEDVVIEEIRR from the coding sequence ATGAATAAATTTATCGGAGTATTATTGATTTTGGTGCTTGCCGCTTCGTGTAAAAATGAAACGGAACCTATCGTGAAAATTACCACGGAGTACGGGGATATAAAGATTCGTTTGTATGATAAAACACCCAAGCATCGGGATAATTTTTTGAAGTTGGTGGATGAAAAGTTTTATGATGGATTATTGTTTCACCGGGTGATTAATCATTTTATGATACAGGGGGGAGATCCAACATCAAAGAATGCAGGACCGGATGTGCTGTTGGGTGAGGGGGATGTGGATTATCGGATCGATGCGGAGTTCGTACCGGAGTATTTCCATAAAAAAGGGGTGCTTGCAGCAGCACGGGAAGGAGATGACACCAATCCGGAGCGTAAGTCTAGCGGGGCGCAGTTCTATATCGTTCAAGGAAACGTGTATTCTCCGGAACAGTTAGAGAATACGGTAAAGAGCATCAATGAAAGGCGTAAGATGGCGTTGTATGGGCGGTTGAAGAATCAATACAAGAATGAATTTGCCCGTTTACAGGAGGCGAATGATTCGGAGGCTTTGGATGAATTGTCGGAAAAATTGACCCGAGAATGTGATAGTTTGTTCGTGAATGAAGAGTTAGTGTTAACAGAGGCGCAAAAACAGGCTTATACTACAGTTGGCGGAACGCCCCATTTGGATGGGCAGTACACCGTATATGGGGAAGTGATTGAAGGGCTGGACGTGCTGGATAAGATTGCTGCCGTGAAAACAAATTCTTTCGATAGGCCAGTAGAAGATGTTGTGATTGAGGAGATTAGAAGGTAA
- a CDS encoding DUF4129 domain-containing protein has product MKRLIKYIILFVFVCVGNVTWAEEGERESSLSPDSSYVLRAPKADFLEKYRKDAAFDYTTNIEDSPSIWDWIKRWILERLFRIKVSEGSMQTMDIILKIVLGLFALGIVYLLVRNRDKFLFRRRKTDFFPEDSVEYTGEQEADSFVRLLAKAEQENDYVLAIRVNYSALLQMLDKEEVIRWDVSKTNQHYIYEIKNEAWSRDFEEISRIFDCVCYGEFPVDETAYQNIKRYFTEFRKEVEG; this is encoded by the coding sequence ATGAAGAGGCTAATTAAATATATTATTCTATTCGTGTTTGTTTGTGTCGGGAACGTGACATGGGCGGAAGAAGGGGAGCGGGAGTCTTCGCTCTCTCCGGATTCTTCTTACGTTTTGCGAGCTCCGAAAGCTGATTTCTTGGAGAAATATAGGAAAGATGCGGCTTTTGATTACACGACGAATATTGAAGATTCGCCTAGTATTTGGGACTGGATAAAACGTTGGATTCTGGAGCGTTTGTTCCGGATCAAGGTTTCGGAGGGGTCAATGCAGACAATGGATATTATTTTAAAAATTGTGTTGGGTCTTTTTGCCTTGGGTATCGTTTACCTGCTCGTGAGGAATAGGGATAAGTTTCTTTTCCGCAGGCGGAAGACCGATTTTTTCCCGGAGGATTCCGTGGAGTACACCGGGGAACAGGAAGCGGATTCTTTCGTGCGATTACTGGCGAAAGCGGAGCAGGAGAATGATTATGTGCTGGCAATACGGGTGAATTATTCAGCCCTATTGCAAATGCTGGATAAAGAAGAGGTGATTCGTTGGGATGTTTCCAAAACGAATCAGCATTATATTTACGAGATAAAGAATGAAGCGTGGAGCCGTGATTTTGAGGAGATAAGTCGTATATTTGATTGCGTTTGTTATGGCGAGTTTCCCGTGGATGAAACCGCTTATCAGAATATCAAACGATATTTCACGGAATTTAGGAAGGAGGTGGAAGGATGA
- the deoC gene encoding deoxyribose-phosphate aldolase yields MENILDALAIYGYSNLEDRIEFELDGVIEKEIAPAYCNENFELCVSCMDYTSLKVTDTEKSIMTFVSELLKKLKKNTLPDVASVCVFPRFTSLVKENLVGTQIKTTVVGACFPAAQTFLDVKLAECKAAIAAGADEVDVVISVGDVLERNYEKVYKELVAIREACAGVILKVILETGELKTIESVFNASLIGAYAGADFIKTSTGKVPVNATPETVYVICEALRQFHAQTGKMVGIKVAGGITKIQNAIRYLTIVKHILGEQWLTPAYFRIGTSQLLEDVLKEMKTVKING; encoded by the coding sequence ATGGAAAATATATTGGATGCATTGGCAATTTACGGGTATTCAAATTTAGAGGATCGGATCGAATTTGAGCTGGATGGGGTGATAGAGAAGGAAATTGCTCCGGCTTATTGCAATGAAAATTTTGAATTGTGTGTTTCATGTATGGATTATACTTCGCTGAAGGTGACGGATACGGAGAAATCAATCATGACTTTCGTTTCTGAATTATTGAAGAAATTGAAGAAAAACACGTTGCCGGATGTGGCATCAGTATGCGTGTTTCCCCGGTTTACTTCTCTTGTGAAGGAAAATCTGGTCGGGACACAGATTAAAACGACGGTCGTGGGAGCTTGTTTCCCGGCTGCGCAGACGTTTTTGGACGTGAAGTTGGCTGAATGTAAGGCTGCTATTGCGGCGGGAGCGGATGAGGTGGACGTCGTGATTTCCGTGGGGGATGTTTTGGAACGTAATTACGAGAAGGTGTATAAGGAGTTGGTTGCTATTCGCGAGGCTTGTGCCGGGGTTATTTTGAAGGTGATCTTGGAAACGGGTGAGCTGAAGACTATCGAGAGCGTATTCAATGCTTCATTGATTGGGGCTTATGCGGGTGCTGATTTTATTAAAACGTCTACCGGGAAGGTTCCGGTAAATGCTACGCCGGAGACGGTTTACGTGATTTGTGAGGCCTTGCGTCAGTTCCATGCACAGACCGGGAAGATGGTCGGAATTAAGGTGGCCGGTGGTATTACCAAGATTCAGAACGCAATTCGTTATTTGACGATCGTGAAACATATTTTAGGCGAGCAATGGCTTACACCTGCTTATTTCAGAATCGGGACATCCCAATTACTGGAAGATGTTCTGAAAGAGATGAAAACGGTGAAAATTAATGGCTGA
- a CDS encoding stage II sporulation protein M, producing MKEARFVSQNKEKWGKMENVNHLDTDTLASNYVILSDDLSYAKTFYPGSDVVKYLNQLISVYQINIYGQERSEKKGILSFWVREFPLLLYRERRTLLFAFLFFLFAALIGIFSTAKDDTFVRLILGDAYVDKTLENIENGTPMGIYSSSNEVDMFFMITANNIKVAFVAFVFGIFFSAGTLWILFSNGVMLGAFQYFFFQHGLLLHSVMSVWAHGTFEITSIIIAGGAGLVMGNSFLFPGTYKRSYSFRNGALRGIKIVTGLIPFFIIAGWIESFITRYADTYPVVGAVAIILSLGGVIGYFVVYPYYLHKTETNGKD from the coding sequence ATGAAAGAGGCTAGATTTGTAAGTCAGAATAAGGAAAAATGGGGAAAAATGGAAAATGTAAACCATCTGGATACAGATACTCTTGCCTCTAATTACGTGATTCTTTCTGATGATCTCTCTTATGCCAAAACGTTTTACCCGGGCAGTGACGTGGTGAAGTATTTGAATCAACTGATTTCTGTTTACCAGATCAATATTTACGGGCAGGAGCGATCGGAAAAAAAGGGAATTCTTTCCTTTTGGGTGCGGGAGTTTCCGTTGTTACTCTATCGAGAGAGGCGGACGTTGTTGTTTGCTTTTCTTTTTTTTCTGTTTGCTGCTTTGATCGGGATTTTCTCCACGGCAAAAGATGATACTTTCGTACGTTTGATTCTGGGTGATGCTTACGTGGACAAGACCTTGGAAAACATTGAAAACGGAACGCCTATGGGGATTTATTCGTCCTCGAACGAGGTGGATATGTTTTTTATGATTACTGCGAATAATATTAAGGTGGCTTTCGTGGCGTTTGTTTTCGGAATCTTTTTTTCTGCGGGAACTTTATGGATTCTTTTCTCGAACGGGGTTATGTTGGGGGCTTTCCAATACTTCTTTTTCCAGCACGGGCTTTTATTACATTCGGTAATGTCCGTGTGGGCGCATGGGACTTTTGAGATAACATCTATTATTATAGCCGGGGGAGCGGGGCTGGTGATGGGAAATAGTTTTTTGTTCCCGGGGACGTACAAGCGCTCGTACTCGTTTCGGAATGGGGCCTTGCGAGGCATAAAGATTGTTACCGGGCTAATTCCGTTTTTTATTATCGCTGGGTGGATTGAAAGTTTCATCACGCGTTATGCCGATACTTACCCGGTGGTAGGGGCTGTAGCAATCATCCTTTCGCTGGGAGGTGTTATCGGGTATTTTGTTGTTTATCCTTATTATTTACATAAAACAGAGACCAATGGAAAAGATTAA
- the rpoN gene encoding RNA polymerase factor sigma-54, which translates to MLKQNLQQKLGLKINPLQIQLIKLLELPTYQLEQRIKEELESNPLLEEGEEKPEPEVDIKEDGDEVDYDENSQEEDNYESSEDEFSLDDYISDEDDIPDYKLTASNASKDDDAREFVLSGGISFRENLVEQLGTQHLGEMDRKICEYIIGNIDDDGYLRRDVENIVDDLAFGAGIEVDDEKIESLLRVVQRFDPAGVGARDLRECLLLQVKRRLAETSTPALVNARIILESYFEEFSKKHYEKISKRMRISDEELKEAVDEILKLNPKPGGQISDSSVPGAEKIIPDFNLDIVDGELQLSLNTGDIPELRLNKSYVNMLEDYQKNSNSREKKDVVSFVKYKLSSARSFIDAVQQRNNTLMLTMTAIVQFQKPFFQTGDESKLKPMILRDIADITGLDVSTISRVSNSKYIQTWFGIYSLKQFFSGSMPTSSGEEVSTGELKNVLKEIVDGEDKRKPYTDDELVELMNKKGYQIARRTIAKYRQLLDIPVARLRREV; encoded by the coding sequence TGCTTGAGCTTCCTACCTATCAACTTGAACAGAGGATTAAGGAGGAGTTGGAATCAAACCCGCTTTTGGAAGAGGGGGAGGAGAAACCGGAACCGGAAGTTGATATTAAGGAGGACGGGGATGAGGTGGATTATGATGAGAATTCGCAGGAAGAAGATAATTACGAGTCTTCGGAGGATGAATTTTCTTTAGATGATTATATCAGTGATGAGGATGATATTCCGGACTATAAGTTGACAGCATCGAATGCCTCGAAAGATGATGATGCACGGGAGTTCGTGCTTTCCGGAGGGATTTCTTTCCGGGAGAATCTGGTGGAACAGTTGGGAACGCAGCACTTGGGAGAGATGGATCGTAAGATCTGCGAGTATATCATTGGTAATATTGATGATGATGGTTATCTGCGTCGGGACGTGGAGAATATCGTGGATGATCTCGCTTTTGGGGCGGGGATCGAGGTGGACGATGAGAAAATTGAATCCTTGTTGCGTGTCGTGCAGCGTTTCGATCCGGCAGGAGTAGGGGCGAGAGATTTGAGGGAGTGTCTGTTGCTGCAGGTGAAACGACGCTTGGCGGAGACTTCTACGCCGGCTTTGGTAAATGCCCGGATCATATTGGAGAGTTATTTCGAGGAATTCTCGAAGAAACATTACGAGAAGATTTCTAAACGGATGAGGATTTCAGATGAGGAGTTGAAAGAGGCGGTGGACGAAATTTTGAAATTGAATCCCAAGCCGGGCGGACAGATTTCCGATTCTTCGGTTCCGGGAGCCGAGAAGATTATTCCTGATTTTAACTTGGATATTGTAGACGGGGAGTTGCAGTTGAGCTTGAACACGGGGGATATTCCCGAGTTGAGGTTGAACAAATCATACGTCAATATGTTGGAGGATTACCAAAAGAACTCGAATTCCCGCGAGAAGAAAGATGTGGTGTCTTTCGTGAAATATAAGCTGAGTTCTGCCCGTTCGTTTATTGATGCCGTGCAACAGCGAAATAACACGCTGATGCTGACGATGACGGCTATCGTGCAGTTCCAGAAACCATTTTTCCAAACGGGGGACGAGAGCAAGTTGAAACCGATGATTCTCCGGGATATTGCCGATATTACCGGATTGGATGTTTCTACTATTTCGAGGGTTTCTAATTCTAAGTATATACAGACTTGGTTCGGTATCTACTCTTTAAAACAATTCTTTTCGGGAAGTATGCCGACGAGTAGTGGAGAGGAAGTTAGCACGGGCGAGTTGAAGAATGTGTTGAAGGAAATCGTGGACGGCGAGGATAAACGCAAACCTTACACGGATGATGAGTTGGTGGAATTAATGAATAAAAAAGGTTACCAGATTGCCCGCCGGACGATTGCAAAGTATCGTCAGTTGCTGGATATTCCGGTGGCCCGACTTCGTAGAGAAGTTTAA
- a CDS encoding SPOR domain-containing protein: MKLALFLSFVLMLPFIGCQRDKMNSKNLTTTNVKRSLPASLPENHVSLDTIKQNPSQDANNTTIASNVKLSPSRQETGKQQGTEQNIKKTNTRSYHIIVASHPRENLAEKDVTQLKAKGFPEAQIITKDQRYRVSIANYTDKQEATKQRDLLATQLGQSDIWIMLY; the protein is encoded by the coding sequence ATGAAACTCGCATTGTTCCTATCATTCGTCCTGATGTTACCATTCATCGGTTGTCAACGGGATAAAATGAATTCCAAGAATCTAACCACCACTAATGTGAAAAGGAGCCTTCCGGCCTCTCTTCCAGAAAACCATGTCTCCCTTGACACCATTAAGCAAAATCCATCGCAAGATGCCAATAACACAACTATTGCATCAAACGTGAAGCTTTCCCCATCCCGACAAGAAACAGGAAAGCAACAAGGAACGGAACAAAACATCAAGAAAACAAATACAAGAAGTTACCATATCATCGTGGCCAGCCATCCCCGGGAAAATCTAGCAGAAAAAGACGTGACACAACTAAAAGCCAAAGGTTTCCCGGAGGCACAGATCATTACCAAAGATCAACGTTATCGTGTCAGTATCGCAAATTACACGGATAAACAAGAGGCCACGAAACAAAGGGATCTACTCGCCACCCAACTGGGACAAAGCGATATATGGATCATGCTTTATTAA